A genome region from Candidatus Eisenbacteria bacterium includes the following:
- a CDS encoding S41 family peptidase, producing the protein MIRRTMGKAAARIALAAAIAIARAGPAAPQAGDAADPRDRAVGEATRSAVVESVAVALTGYYVFPDAGERMAETIRRRNRDGAYAECLTLFALAQSLTEDLRSESGDGHLRIMVRPDAYFEPAADDTSTDEEAARVAEEEAYENFGFLEVKRLRGNVGYLRMNGFYDAGRAGPTAAAAMAFLAHSDAVLIDLRLTLGGSPTMDQLLASWFFDRPTRLSSFHRRMGDSTDVKQHWTQPFAPGADLSKADLFILTSEQTPSAAEAFAYDMKHLGRATIVGDTTAGAAHPCMEHVFPDLNLSFDVPFARAVHPVTGTDWEGTGVIPDIAVPEEEALAAAHLAALERIRDRTIDDRRRAGTEWALDWVRGTAEPARLSEREMEE; encoded by the coding sequence ATGATCCGGAGGACGATGGGAAAAGCCGCGGCGCGGATCGCGCTGGCCGCCGCGATCGCGATCGCCCGCGCCGGTCCGGCCGCCCCTCAAGCCGGAGACGCCGCGGACCCGCGGGACCGCGCCGTCGGCGAGGCGACGCGCTCGGCGGTCGTGGAGAGCGTGGCGGTCGCCCTGACCGGATACTACGTCTTCCCCGACGCGGGCGAACGGATGGCGGAAACGATCCGGCGCCGGAACCGGGACGGGGCGTACGCGGAGTGCCTCACCCTCTTCGCCCTCGCGCAGAGTCTCACCGAGGATCTCCGGTCGGAGAGCGGCGACGGCCACCTTCGGATCATGGTTCGTCCCGACGCGTACTTCGAGCCGGCGGCGGACGACACGAGCACCGATGAGGAGGCCGCCCGCGTCGCGGAGGAGGAGGCGTACGAGAATTTCGGGTTCCTCGAGGTGAAAAGACTTCGGGGAAACGTCGGTTATCTGCGGATGAACGGCTTCTACGACGCGGGCCGCGCCGGACCGACGGCGGCGGCGGCGATGGCCTTCCTGGCCCACTCGGACGCCGTACTCATCGACCTCCGTCTCACCCTCGGCGGGTCGCCGACCATGGATCAACTCCTCGCGAGCTGGTTTTTCGACAGGCCGACGCGGTTGTCGAGCTTTCACCGCCGCATGGGGGATTCGACGGATGTGAAGCAGCACTGGACGCAGCCCTTCGCGCCCGGAGCGGACCTTTCGAAGGCGGATCTTTTCATCCTGACCAGCGAACAGACTCCCTCGGCGGCCGAGGCATTCGCTTATGACATGAAACATTTGGGCCGGGCGACGATCGTCGGCGATACGACCGCCGGAGCCGCCCACCCCTGCATGGAGCATGTGTTCCCGGACCTCAATCTGTCCTTCGACGTTCCCTTCGCGCGTGCGGTCCATCCCGTCACCGGAACGGATTGGGAAGGGACCGGCGTGATTCCGGACATCGCCGTTCCCGAGGAGGAGGCGCTCGCCGCCGCCCATCTCGCCGCGCTGGAGAGAATCCGGGACCGGACGATCGACGACCGCCGCCGCGCCGGGACCGAGTGGGCTCTCGATTGGGTGCGCGGGACGGCCGAACCGGCCCGTCTCTCCGAGAGGGAGATGGAGGAATAG
- a CDS encoding amino acid permease, whose product MVRRKDPERAGNGPIARRIGAVTATGVVIANMVGAGVFTTSGILAGRLPGSGWVLLAWVFGGLIALSGALAYAELATRMPEEGGEVVYLRRLFHPALGFLTGWTSLIAGFSVPVAASAIGAASYLSSGIGPMLGGAAPSDATIRGIALLLIALFTVLHSTGVRPGASVQNTLTAMKILLVLVLAGAGLVLAGGAGRGGEPIAFPREFPDGGNLAIGTAMMLVGFAYSGWNASAYIAGEVRRPRRTLPLSLVAGTCIVIVLYLLINLFVFRAVPFDELRGTITPVESAAARVFGPWMGRGLGTLVGFGLLSSLSAFLMIGPRVYFAMARAGLFFRFASRVHPRFGVPSRSVVLQGCLAAIMVMVGSFEQLLVYLGFALGVFPWLAVAGIFVARRRGIGEGTAVRTPGHPVTTLFYLTASLALLFAAWINRPVESTAAMISVAAGFPLYLLWRAARRRGENGRS is encoded by the coding sequence ATGGTTAGACGAAAGGATCCGGAAAGGGCGGGGAACGGACCGATCGCCCGGCGAATCGGCGCCGTGACGGCGACCGGCGTCGTGATCGCCAACATGGTGGGCGCCGGCGTCTTCACCACGTCGGGAATCCTGGCGGGGCGGCTTCCCGGCTCCGGGTGGGTGCTGCTCGCTTGGGTCTTCGGCGGGCTGATCGCCCTCTCGGGAGCGCTCGCCTACGCGGAGCTGGCGACCCGGATGCCGGAGGAGGGGGGCGAGGTGGTCTACCTGCGCCGGCTCTTCCACCCCGCTCTCGGCTTCCTCACCGGATGGACCAGCCTGATCGCCGGTTTCTCCGTTCCCGTGGCCGCCTCGGCGATCGGCGCCGCCTCCTATCTCTCCTCGGGAATCGGGCCGATGCTCGGCGGGGCGGCCCCATCCGATGCGACGATCCGCGGCATCGCGCTCCTCCTGATCGCGCTGTTCACGGTGCTCCACTCCACCGGCGTCCGCCCCGGGGCTTCGGTTCAGAACACGCTCACGGCCATGAAGATCCTGCTCGTGCTGGTGCTCGCCGGCGCGGGGCTCGTTCTCGCCGGCGGCGCGGGCCGGGGAGGGGAACCGATCGCATTCCCCCGGGAGTTCCCGGACGGGGGGAATCTCGCGATCGGCACGGCGATGATGCTCGTCGGCTTCGCCTACAGCGGGTGGAACGCGAGCGCCTACATCGCCGGCGAGGTGCGGCGCCCGCGGCGGACGCTTCCTCTCTCGCTCGTCGCGGGCACGTGCATCGTTATCGTCCTCTACCTCCTGATCAACCTCTTCGTCTTCCGGGCCGTTCCCTTCGACGAGCTGCGCGGAACGATCACGCCGGTCGAATCGGCCGCGGCGCGCGTCTTCGGACCCTGGATGGGGCGCGGCCTCGGGACTCTCGTCGGCTTCGGGCTCCTCTCGTCGCTCAGCGCTTTCCTGATGATCGGACCGCGCGTCTACTTCGCCATGGCCCGGGCGGGGCTCTTCTTTCGTTTCGCCTCCCGCGTCCATCCCCGTTTCGGCGTGCCGAGCCGCTCCGTCGTCCTCCAGGGATGCCTGGCGGCGATCATGGTGATGGTCGGCTCCTTCGAACAACTGCTCGTCTATCTGGGATTCGCCCTCGGCGTCTTTCCCTGGCTCGCGGTGGCGGGGATTTTCGTCGCCCGCAGACGAGGGATCGGCGAAGGGACGGCGGTTCGGACGCCCGGCCACCCGGTGACGACGCTCTTCTACCTCACCGCATCGCTCGCGCTTCTCTTCGCCGCCTGGATCAACCGCCCCGTGGAATCGACGGCCGCGATGATCTCCGTGGCGGCCGGCTTCCCGCTCTACCTGCTCTGGCGGGCGGCGCGGCGGAGAGGGGAGAACGGGAGGAGCTAA
- a CDS encoding RNA-binding protein translates to MKLYVGNLSFQATQEEIEQLFSQHGTVHEVTLVTDRQTGQPRGFGFVEMDDDGATAAIQALDGTELGGRTIRVSQARPREDNRRGGGGGGGGRRNRW, encoded by the coding sequence ATGAAACTGTACGTCGGCAACCTTTCTTTCCAGGCCACCCAGGAAGAGATCGAGCAGCTCTTTTCCCAGCACGGCACGGTCCACGAGGTCACTCTGGTCACCGACCGTCAGACCGGCCAGCCGCGCGGGTTCGGCTTCGTCGAGATGGATGATGACGGCGCCACGGCCGCCATTCAGGCCCTCGACGGCACCGAATTGGGCGGGCGCACCATCCGGGTGAGCCAGGCCCGTCCCCGTGAGGACAACCGGAGAGGCGGCGGCGGAGGTGGCGGCGGTCGCCGAAACCGCTGGTAA
- a CDS encoding Na/Pi symporter: protein MKSGNPSSIVPAVGVTRGTVPPENARAGADLPFRFSTLFDILFFLVFLYLFLFSIDLLSASFKLAGKGFAEQLIRMASNPVAGLLMGIVATSVVQSSSSTTSITVGLVAAGALDLRLAVPIVMGANIGTTVTNTIVSLGHAGRLREFEKAFAASTVHDFFNILAVLVLFPLEMAFHPIERAAVVLERYFEGVGGLQLMSPLKQVIGPAVHGATHLLPHTIPLAVVALVVLFLSLSRMVKIMRRTIVDRAEKFFNRVLFRNDLSGFLVGWILTAVVQSSSVTTSLVVPLVGTGVLSIREIFTYTLGANLGTTITALLASFATGNPLAVTVAITHMVFNLMGIAVFYPARALPIALALRLGRIAARSRGNLVLVFVVYILLHIIPLGYLFLR, encoded by the coding sequence ATGAAGAGCGGAAACCCCTCCTCGATCGTTCCGGCCGTCGGAGTTACCCGAGGGACCGTCCCTCCGGAAAACGCCCGCGCCGGCGCCGACCTCCCTTTCCGGTTTTCCACCCTTTTCGATATCCTCTTTTTTCTCGTCTTTCTTTATCTCTTTCTCTTCAGCATCGATCTCCTGAGCGCCTCCTTCAAGCTGGCGGGGAAAGGATTCGCCGAGCAACTCATCCGGATGGCGTCGAACCCGGTCGCGGGCCTTCTCATGGGGATCGTGGCGACCAGCGTCGTGCAGAGTTCATCCTCCACCACGTCCATCACCGTCGGCCTGGTCGCGGCGGGAGCGCTCGACCTCCGCCTCGCCGTCCCGATCGTCATGGGGGCGAACATCGGCACCACCGTGACGAACACCATCGTTTCCCTGGGCCACGCCGGACGGCTCCGGGAATTCGAAAAAGCCTTCGCCGCCTCGACGGTCCACGATTTCTTCAACATCCTCGCGGTGCTCGTGCTCTTCCCTCTGGAAATGGCGTTTCATCCGATCGAAAGGGCGGCGGTCGTTCTGGAGAGGTACTTCGAGGGGGTCGGGGGGCTGCAGTTGATGAGCCCGCTGAAACAGGTGATCGGGCCGGCGGTGCACGGGGCGACCCACCTTCTCCCCCACACCATTCCGCTCGCCGTCGTCGCCCTGGTGGTCCTCTTCCTCTCCCTCTCCCGGATGGTGAAGATCATGCGGAGGACCATCGTCGACCGGGCGGAAAAGTTCTTCAACCGGGTGCTCTTCCGGAACGATCTCTCCGGGTTTCTGGTCGGCTGGATCCTGACGGCCGTGGTGCAGAGCAGTTCGGTGACGACATCGCTGGTGGTCCCCCTGGTCGGGACCGGCGTCCTCTCGATTCGGGAGATCTTCACCTATACGCTCGGGGCGAACCTGGGGACCACCATCACCGCGCTGCTCGCCTCCTTCGCCACCGGCAACCCGTTGGCGGTGACCGTCGCCATCACCCACATGGTGTTCAACCTGATGGGGATCGCCGTCTTCTATCCGGCCCGCGCCCTCCCGATCGCCCTCGCCCTCCGGCTCGGCCGGATCGCCGCCCGCTCGCGCGGGAACCTGGTCCTGGTCTTCGTGGTCTACATCCTCCTGCACATCATTCCGCTCGGTTACCTGTTTCTGCGCTAG
- a CDS encoding T9SS type A sorting domain-containing protein: MTFTLQLKAAAPWRGLAALLLPILLTAGISSPVAADGHVDVIAGDAGEVRLVCRWTPEDVSIAAGVVRLAGCDLRGGRGEPLLPARTLRVALPPGTAASGVRVESLREVELPGRHPVAPARGALPIDGEGTRSDIDPDPQIYSSADPWPGRQASLLGGADLAGLSLASVRLSPIRWIPAEGRLFLAEEMTVVIECGPAGAPGDLLPAGLSESRLRDLETTIRRLAANPEEARLPAAPPIGRVLRALPSGSYDHVILTQESWVDDWKPLLDWRNRCGVRAAAVAIEWVLGEAGYAGTDVEKVRAFVADAHQNWGTRSFLFAGDSNVIPYHVRVITIPYETIDIPNDTYYADYDGDWICEVEIGRAPVRNLTHIATFLDKQFTYEKNPPSPGYVKTAAFFGFDIATCGDTYGERQKGEVDSLHLPASWTLSTEYDSETGSHRADVLALLEQGFHLVNHHDHCNTEFMGTGWICHAEGFGNAEVEALTNGDRLGIAHTVGCYPCNFPVRTCIAEAYLRNPNGGGVAFLGNTRTGFGGDIPDPDLFSARQDRYVYRNLFDYGIARLGENFTLAKNDEYDPDDPDSVHAYCFLQYHLLGDPETPVWTEEPAALAVTHPETLSVGAPSPFSVTVTSGGSPAEGALVCLWKGDEIYERETTSGGIASFTVTPAEAGTLLVTATLGNHVPWEGEALCVLSTGTAGPASGAPARTALLGAEPNPFNPSTTIRFSLAEREEVSLRVFDTRGRLVRTLSDRILPAGIHTVRWDGRDASGAPVPSGVYFIRMDAGSFTDRRKAVLIH, from the coding sequence ATGACATTCACTCTTCAATTGAAAGCGGCGGCTCCGTGGAGGGGACTCGCAGCCCTCCTTCTTCCGATTCTTCTCACCGCGGGGATCTCCTCCCCGGTCGCCGCGGACGGGCACGTCGACGTCATCGCCGGCGATGCGGGAGAGGTGCGCCTCGTCTGCCGCTGGACGCCGGAGGATGTGTCGATCGCCGCCGGCGTCGTCCGTCTCGCCGGATGCGATCTCCGGGGCGGAAGGGGGGAACCGCTCCTTCCGGCGCGGACACTGCGGGTCGCTCTTCCGCCGGGGACGGCGGCGTCCGGCGTCCGCGTCGAGTCCCTGCGGGAGGTCGAGCTTCCGGGCCGGCATCCGGTCGCGCCCGCGCGCGGGGCGCTGCCGATCGACGGAGAGGGAACGCGATCGGACATCGACCCGGATCCCCAGATCTACTCCTCCGCCGATCCCTGGCCGGGGAGGCAGGCGTCCCTTCTCGGCGGAGCGGATCTCGCCGGATTGTCCCTCGCTTCGGTCCGGCTCTCGCCGATTCGGTGGATTCCCGCCGAGGGGCGGCTCTTCCTGGCGGAGGAGATGACGGTGGTGATCGAGTGCGGGCCGGCCGGCGCGCCGGGGGATCTCCTCCCGGCGGGGCTCTCCGAATCGCGGCTCCGCGACTTGGAAACGACGATCCGCCGGCTGGCGGCGAATCCGGAGGAGGCGCGGCTCCCGGCGGCGCCGCCGATCGGGCGCGTCCTTCGCGCGCTCCCCTCCGGCTCCTACGATCACGTCATCCTCACTCAGGAATCATGGGTCGATGATTGGAAACCGCTTCTGGACTGGCGGAACAGGTGCGGCGTCCGCGCCGCCGCGGTCGCGATCGAGTGGGTGCTCGGCGAAGCGGGGTACGCCGGAACGGACGTAGAGAAGGTCCGCGCCTTCGTCGCCGACGCCCATCAGAACTGGGGGACCCGTTCCTTCCTTTTCGCCGGCGACTCCAACGTGATCCCCTATCACGTCCGGGTCATCACCATCCCCTACGAGACGATCGACATTCCGAACGACACCTACTACGCAGACTACGACGGCGACTGGATCTGCGAGGTGGAGATCGGCCGCGCGCCGGTCCGAAATCTCACCCATATCGCGACCTTCCTGGACAAGCAATTCACTTATGAAAAGAATCCGCCGTCGCCGGGCTACGTGAAGACCGCCGCCTTCTTCGGTTTCGACATCGCTACTTGCGGCGACACTTATGGAGAACGCCAGAAGGGGGAGGTGGACAGCCTGCACCTGCCGGCGTCCTGGACGCTGTCGACGGAGTACGACTCCGAGACCGGTTCCCACCGGGCCGACGTGCTCGCCCTCCTGGAACAGGGATTCCACCTGGTGAACCATCACGACCACTGCAACACCGAGTTCATGGGAACGGGATGGATCTGCCACGCCGAGGGATTCGGGAACGCCGAGGTGGAGGCGCTGACCAACGGCGACCGCCTCGGAATCGCGCACACCGTTGGATGCTATCCCTGCAATTTCCCCGTCCGCACGTGCATCGCGGAGGCGTATCTCCGCAATCCGAACGGCGGCGGCGTCGCCTTTCTCGGCAACACCCGCACCGGTTTCGGCGGCGATATTCCCGATCCGGATCTCTTCAGCGCGAGGCAGGACCGCTACGTCTATCGGAATCTCTTCGACTACGGGATCGCACGGCTCGGCGAGAACTTCACCCTCGCCAAGAATGACGAGTACGACCCGGACGACCCGGACAGCGTGCACGCCTATTGCTTCCTCCAGTATCACCTTCTCGGCGATCCGGAGACGCCGGTCTGGACGGAAGAACCGGCGGCGCTCGCCGTGACTCACCCGGAGACGCTCTCCGTAGGCGCGCCGAGTCCCTTCTCCGTCACCGTGACGAGCGGGGGCTCACCCGCGGAGGGGGCGCTGGTCTGCCTCTGGAAGGGGGACGAGATCTACGAGAGGGAGACGACGTCCGGAGGAATCGCCTCTTTCACCGTCACCCCCGCCGAGGCGGGCACCCTTCTGGTGACGGCGACACTCGGGAATCACGTCCCTTGGGAGGGAGAGGCGCTCTGCGTTCTTTCCACCGGAACGGCGGGACCGGCTTCGGGCGCGCCGGCGCGCACCGCCCTTCTCGGCGCCGAACCGAATCCCTTCAACCCTTCCACCACGATCCGCTTCTCCCTCGCCGAAAGGGAGGAGGTCTCCCTCCGCGTCTTCGATACGCGGGGGCGGCTCGTGCGAACCCTCTCCGACCGGATCCTGCCGGCGGGGATCCACACCGTCCGTTGGGACGGCCGTGACGCTTCCGGTGCTCCTGTCCCGTCGGGTGTCTACTTCATCCGGATGGACGCGGGTTCCTTTACGGATCGGCGGAAGGCCGTGCTGATTCATTGA
- a CDS encoding MBL fold metallo-hydrolase, translated as MRIGKSVLFLFLCLTVLVAPSAAAVDGFIRYERLGERVLVLTEISPMENIVVALLTSEGIVVFDATGSRETAEAMREIMIREFGRDDFAYLVNTHHHWDHTFGNQVFSDAVGVGYEEVPARMALDAARIPTRIENMERRLSQLRAERDTLPAGSAEAETLAGHIAFDERYFRGMADGFASTPPKITFRDRMTLRVGDRTVEMVFFGPAHSGTDILIRVPEEGILMTGDLFLERGWLPLFCGTRKLDVPRWIEALDWALDEEGGVRTVIPGHRDVWPREKLVFWRNYIVDLWEGIRAADAEGLDIDALAARFPRSARLDYLKAIGHDDTELTHFQQENVIGFWKQLRESAAEVVGAAFDEGGIERGRAVFADLREEGRAFFDENEFNDLGYRLLQEQRVDEAIVVFTSNAEAFPESWNAWDSLAEGYMTRGDSAAAIRHYRRSIEIYPENENGREKLRELGVAP; from the coding sequence ATGCGCATCGGCAAATCCGTTCTGTTCCTCTTTCTCTGCCTGACCGTTCTCGTCGCCCCTTCCGCCGCCGCCGTGGACGGATTCATCCGGTACGAGCGCCTCGGCGAGAGGGTGCTCGTGCTCACCGAGATCTCGCCGATGGAGAACATCGTGGTCGCCCTTCTCACGTCCGAAGGGATCGTCGTCTTCGACGCGACCGGCTCGCGGGAAACGGCGGAGGCGATGCGGGAGATCATGATCCGCGAATTCGGGAGAGACGATTTCGCCTACCTCGTCAACACCCACCATCACTGGGATCACACCTTCGGCAATCAAGTGTTTTCCGACGCGGTGGGCGTCGGCTACGAGGAAGTGCCCGCCCGCATGGCGCTTGACGCGGCAAGGATCCCGACGCGGATTGAAAATATGGAACGCCGGCTCTCGCAGCTGCGGGCGGAACGGGATACGCTCCCCGCCGGATCGGCGGAGGCGGAAACGCTCGCCGGACACATCGCTTTCGACGAGCGGTATTTCCGCGGCATGGCGGACGGTTTCGCCTCCACGCCGCCTAAGATCACCTTCCGCGACCGGATGACCTTGCGGGTCGGCGACCGGACCGTGGAGATGGTGTTCTTCGGCCCCGCCCACTCGGGAACGGACATCCTCATCCGCGTTCCCGAAGAGGGGATCCTGATGACGGGCGATCTCTTCCTGGAACGGGGGTGGCTCCCTCTCTTCTGCGGTACTCGAAAGCTCGACGTCCCGCGTTGGATCGAGGCGCTCGATTGGGCGTTGGACGAGGAAGGGGGCGTCCGAACGGTGATCCCCGGGCACAGGGATGTCTGGCCGAGGGAGAAGCTCGTGTTCTGGCGTAACTACATCGTGGATCTGTGGGAAGGGATCCGGGCGGCGGACGCGGAAGGGCTCGACATCGACGCGCTAGCGGCCCGGTTCCCGAGAAGCGCCCGGCTCGACTATCTGAAAGCGATCGGCCACGACGACACCGAACTCACCCACTTTCAGCAAGAGAACGTGATCGGTTTCTGGAAGCAGCTGCGCGAATCGGCGGCGGAAGTCGTCGGGGCGGCGTTCGATGAGGGAGGCATCGAGAGGGGTCGCGCCGTTTTCGCCGATCTCCGGGAGGAGGGGCGCGCTTTCTTCGACGAGAACGAGTTCAACGATCTCGGCTACCGCCTCCTTCAAGAGCAAAGAGTCGACGAGGCGATCGTCGTCTTCACCTCGAACGCGGAAGCCTTTCCCGAGTCGTGGAACGCGTGGGACAGCCTCGCCGAGGGATACATGACGCGCGGAGACAGCGCGGCGGCGATCCGACACTACCGGCGTTCGATCGAGATCTACCCGGAGAACGAAAACGGGCGTGAGAAGCTGCGGGAACTCGGCGTGGCGCCGTAA